The Oryza brachyantha chromosome 6, ObraRS2, whole genome shotgun sequence region GTGAGACGAAACCAAAATACTGTTTCGCCGCCATTATTAGCTTAATATATTCATGACATTTCAAATCCAGATATCGAATGCGTGCATCATGCTGTGCATCACTAACTGTCATTGTCAGTGGCGGGTGTCGCCCTGTTCAGACCTTCAGGATTGCAGGATTCAGAACTGATGAGTGCAGCTTCTGTGCCCAATGGAGCAGTCATCCCCATGTTACTGTTAcaattcaaaaagaaaaatctaacaaaGTTAATGGAAAATCTTTGAtctataagtttatatttatatttttaattaatattttcaaattcaaccaTGATACCAACAATAATGAAATAGAAATGCAAaacttgaaaagaaaaaaaaactacctcAAAATCCTAGCTGGCTGAAATTAAATTCTTTAATCGTGAAGTCTGAAGCAGGAACTTAGATGAATTTTTACCGTGCATTGAAGCAATGTAACGTACTAACTACTCGAGAGGATGTCCCCTCACATAAATATTTCTCCCAAATCTAATGcgaatatttgtaaaaaaaaattccgaacTTTCATTACTACAATTTAGGTTACAGTAACACCTATCACTCccaccaaaaaataatttcaaaatcGACGTACTGCCAAATATTTCCGAAATGAGAGAAGGAAAGGCATGCTACAACTATTTGTTGAAAAACGCAAGATTAGTTTAAGTACTAGCATCCCACCTAGTGCGTGTTACCACGGTCGGTTGCGGTAAAACCGCGGTAGCcgctttaaattttttaaaaataatttaaaagtttagtcaaatttaatgtaaagCTATGTTGTTTAACCATGATTACCGCACAGTAACCATCAGTACCAGTGGGAGAGAAATGGTGCCCTCGTGGTAACACAAAACCTGATGCCACGGCAATATTCTTGTTAAGTTTTTTTGGAacgaaacatatatatttctaaatatttttattttattttttaaagaaattatttagatgattcTTGAGCAAATAAGGAGACGCCGTTGTTTCCGAAGAATCTACGTGAACCAGGCTCACAACCCTGCGCAACACACGGTTCGCACGTTCTCTGCAGCAATCTCCACCGTCCGATCGTGCCGCGGCCGCGGTTCGGGCAAATCCCGGCCGTCCGTGGAGAGCATGAGGGACGCCATCCCTCCTCTATAAATTGGGGAGGGTTAGCTGGTAACCCTCCAAACttaagcaagcaagcaatcaagcagcagcatcttcttcttcttcttcttcctcccagTGAGAGCTTCTTCTTCCCAGTGAGCTCCAAGAAGCAGCTAGCCTAGCTAAGCTACTAACTAGCTGTGCTAAGCTAGCAGATCGaagcagcagctgcgcagAAATGGGGGGCAACCTGTCATGCTTCGGGTCGGCAGGTACAGGCTACCGGGACATCGACGACGATCTGCCGGCGGCCGGGTAcgagccgccgcggcggccgtcgaGGAAGGTGAGGCCGAGCGACGAGGACAGGCTGTGGTACGTCGGCGAGCGGGACGTCGACAGGAAGGCGGCGGAGTTCATAGCCAAGTTCCACGCCTCCACTAGGTTCGTGGAGGCTTGAGCTTGAGCTTGATGACGACTAGATGAGCGAGCGAGCTTGTCGTAATCTTGGATCAATCAATccggtctctctctctctctagctacTTGGTCCATTTGCCATTTGTTCGATCTCTCTCCTGCTTGCTTGATTAATTACTTCCTAGctactgtgtaattaattagctagctagttctGTGATGGCtatctgtatatatatgctaataggTGTAATTAAGGGTGTGTAAATCTGTATTGTTCTCCTAAATAAGAGCAATGCTGGAGCTGGATGATAGAGCTTCTGCATGTAAATGTTTGCTGCAAGGAGTTGGCCACTGAAACATGTAGTGCAATGCAATGTTTAATGAGATTTGAGAGGATTCTGTGAATTGATAGTTAGTTGCATTTGGAGAGCAGAGGTTTCAGTGAGGATTAAATCATCAGTAAGTAGTGAGCTCAGTATATTTGGCAGTTCAGAAGTGAAGTGATGAAGGGCTGATTCAGACTGGTTTCCTCTCGTTAGCCCTATCAGGGATGCTTCTCTTTGTTTTCTAGTTTCCAATTTTAACCAAGAAAACTTTAGCGTACCTAGCCTTATCCTAAATACAGAAGTGCTTATAGACTATAGTCTCCCTTTACGTACGAACTTAATCAATAATGCAATTCCTGAAGTTTTACTAGTTAGCTGGTTAATTTCTTGGAAAACAATATAGCAAATGAACAATATACTATAACGATATACCTCGAGCCACATCAGTAAATTCATCATCATGAATTCAACTCTAACGGATCATGATCAAAgtcagaaaattaaaattcagcTCCACGGTGGAGCTCCTCAATTTTACCCTTCTGCTATGTGCACTCATAGCTAGCACTCCACCAAGTCGAGGTAAAGTTTACAGAATTCCAGAAGCACTAGATGTTTTCTTCAGCTAAGTACATGCTTGTCAAAGAGATGACAAATTTAAGGTGATGTGGAAGGGAAAGTGGGGAACTACTGATTATAATTTGTAAGTTATGCAAACCCCAATTTTTGCATCCAACGCATTATTGATGCCTTAGTTTCAGTGAGGATATATGCTATGGATTGACAGTATAATTTGACAGTATGATACattaataaaattacatgAGAAATAATTGAGGGATTACATATCATTGGACTGTTGGagttgtaggatcgaacaagatcaaacaaacctaccagagggggggtgaatggtaggaaaaaacaaaacccaaaaatctttcgcggaataaaggattacctctgtcgaagaaattgacgaagacttgctaccttaatcacgtcgctcctgtgtcgctgctaccttgatcgtgccgctcatgtgccgtcgagcagatcatcgaatcgcgccactcctatgacgtcgatcggatcgtcggaatccaaaaaatcaccagtagatgaaagtcgaaaacgtagattgaatgatcttgactttattgcatcaactggtatttacaaagtgcaccaacagcactcctatcaaaatcgtcgatctagaatcaacaactaagtctcacaaaagcacaccgggggcatacccctcggtctctatttatatcgaaaagtctatcaccaaataggagtaggactccttatactaatatggctcatctcttagttttcctaattaaatccaacatgccaaaatcaggcgtgctacagtagtccgactgctacagtacccgccgcgctacagtaatccgggtccgctacagtaatccgatccggttgctacagtgccgcgcgctacagtaacggcgctgctacagtgtccgaacctgtagcaaattccttttcttttctcatccagttttgatccgatttacttcccgattttttcggcgcttacacatacaacatgtgaagcccgttacgattccatcccacacggtgttgctccaccatgtgccaactcgtattcaatatcgtcacctgacatcctcgatcgtccggacctcagctcctccctgagcctagtcacgatcccaccgccattgaccgatattgacttcaagtcacctgcacaactagagacaaaccaaccgtttccgagcacagatatcgcaacctgactcacattagttacacacactcgcaccaacaccttaattgtttccaaaccaaattcaatttataaaccaaatggcaagccaattgttcatcagaaaatattaatcatgcttatgatcttacaggAGTAACAGTTTTGGTTGAAAACTTAGTATTATTTAGCAACTGATATGTTTGCTTCCAATTGCATCCATGCTTAAGTTATATTCACCCTTTCAATAATTGTGATGATCTTCAATCGCATCTCACTTTCACCAAGAGGCTCATCGTTTGGCCTtttcgtgaaaaaaaatcaaaagccatatttataaatgataaataatttgtgaataaaacttgtatatatatgcgtgttcacagcgatctaaaaacaaaggcggaaaaataaataataatacaaaagccctaaaatcaactctaagtttaaggttagaaatttaaattttggtttataagcatacgtagaagcgaaaagacgaggctccaaaaaaccaaatttgttgtttcactatttaattttcttgctTTTAACTGGGTTTCTGATGGAACTAATTTCTTTGCAACATTTGTGAAGTTAGTTTGTTTTAAAGAGACACATAATATTACtaaaaattgttatatttatgtaaGTTGAAAAGATTAATTTGATATACAAGTGCAAAAGATTCGAGCATATCTTGGGAAAAGAGGATAAAATGTTCAGTTTGATGGACAATACTTATCTAAACAATCTCTTAGTTGCAAACATTGCATCACgtaaccaaaagaaaaatcaaataccTTTTTTGTCCGTATACAATGGAGTTTTGGTGCTACAAAAATTAGCAAAATTTTCTACTAACAGATAGTACCAAATATAATTTGCCGTATAGTCATTTCAGTGAACTGAACATATTCTGCACAGCTACGTACCACCCACCATTTAAAAACCTaatcacaaaataaaacaacgaaaaaaacaacaaaatgagATGAGCGACAATCTTTCCCGACAAAAGCTCTATCATAAACACATTTGTCGCATTACTTGTCCCCATTTCATGTACAATGGGGGGTCTCATAGGCCAGAACCATGTTCCAGCCTATCAATCTGTCACATTAAATCAATAATCAAGTCACTTGACGCTTTCACTCATGACGTTTCCTGCAATCCATCACTGATCAGCATTCTAATTCTGTGCTCAAATGCACTGTGATGTGTGTTTCAGTGTTTGCCTGTCAATCTGTTTACTCCTACATCAGTTCAGTCAAATTAATTTAGACCTGCAGCACATATTTTCACTGAAACTTCGAAGTCAAATTCAgatgtttttttcccttacaCATTTGCATATTATTCattgcagtaaaaaaaaaacacattcgACAAGGATCATCAGCAATCTAAGCTCCCATGAACCTGTGATGCATACTTTCCCGGCAAAAGATTCGATCCAACTTAGAAGGATCACTTGAATTTGTCTCCGAGCTCTCATCCTTTCTTTCCCTTAACGTCCGAAATTCCCTTCTCCTAGCCATGATCAACTTTAGGGGCATCAAATCCTGCCATGGCAAGCGTCTCTTTTGGTAGATAAGAACGAGCCAATGATTTGTGACAAGTCATTGGACCTCTTGTGTGTTGGAAAATTATCAGAAAAGATCGATTGCTTTGCACCAGTGGCACCGGATCATCGTCCTCGGAATTGCTTTGCATTATACCGTTTACATTACATTACATTATTATTCAGTGGGATTGCAATTACCCAAGTTACTCTATTTTTGACCTGTCAATCTCTGCATGTTTGAGAGGACAGGACTGGTGAATCTGAATATTCTGAAGAAATGGTGGAGATATCGCTCTGAGAAAGTGGAAAATTCCTTTGGCATATACTGAACTTTCACTTTCTACTGTACCAAGCTCTGAGATGTCTGCAAGATTTCATGTGCATGCTCATCTGCAAATAATAGCCTGTGTATGTGCTTGCAACTGTTGCATGATTTGGACATCCTGATCAAATCAATAAGAACGCCATATGTGCCACAAAATTGTCTATTGGTGTCGTCACCCTGTTCACGGATTTACAGAAGCTGAATGGTCGCATGTAGAAATATCTAGGACACTTCTTGCGTATCAAATTGTCCCCAAATTTCACACTTGGCATGATGCACTTTTTACCAGGGCATAGCTTCAAACTGCCTCAGAaacgtttttgttttttttgtcactctttttttttctctgacaGGAATAAAAACGTGGGAAATTATGTCATTACTTTGGACAACATTGGACAGAGGAGAGATCTTCACAAGGTGTTGTACAGCTGTGAGCAAATGATGTGTGAAAAGGCCATCGAAGAAGGCACTTTCTGTACTTTGGAAGTACCATTTACTAAGAGAAGTACACCAGGTTtctggaagaaaaagaaaattgctaACTGAATGCTAGCCCTGTTAGAATAacttttatcctagtttctACAACGAGATTGTACCTTCTTACCCTAATAAAGGTTTCCCCTTTTCAGTTTTCAAATGGTCCTTTAAGCTAGCACCCTGAAGctaataaattatggattcTTGATTTTGACATCATAGGTATTTTGTATTGTTCAGTGAACCAAACATGAGATTCTAGTTCAGATAGCTCCTTAGTGGGGGCAATATGCACTAAATCTTACATTAATACTATCATTATACAGGTGACAAGAACCTGGCAATAACCAAGATTTGCATTGTTCTCTTTGCCAAGCTGTATCCCACGGAATCTGAAGAAAAGTGGCAGTTTTGCTTTGGGCAATTACCTGGAGATTGCTATGTAGGAGTATTGTCAGAATACCGAGATTGTTCTCATCTAGAGAGTGTGAAAATTCATGCTACCATGGCAAATATAGATCGCTGAGTTTGCATTTGTGATGAGAACAAGTTGCACTTTGAAGCCACACCTGATAAATTTGCTTTCAATCAGGAGAAAAGGCTGCCCAGAGCATCTATTCTCTGCTATGAAACAAGCTAATGTAGCATGTGCATAGCTCTCTTATCTTTTCTGAACCTCTGGCTgagttataagcatatttaagCATCATACACACTGGTAGGTTGGAATTATCAGAAACAGAAGATTGGTAGTTGGTAACCAGACAAGCAAAGAGACCAGTATTTCAGTACATGGTACGTCTACTGACGTACCAACATTCAACAAAATCATTCTTTGGACTTGTCTACTGGACTGCCTATACATACAAACATGTTTTCAGTGATACGTTTTTCAACTGGGATTGGCATTGCTAGGCAAAAATAGTGGGACTAGTTCTTCTTTTTTGTGCTAGCAATGGACAATTGCAACATGCCAGACTGTTGTTTCGATGGCGTTGAAGGTGCAGCGATCACccttttttaacctttttttccAGGCAAAATTTTCTCCAGCCTGGTCCATTTATGTAGCCATAGGTGTTGGCAGTTTTGAAAGCCACTCGCCAAGATCCTTTATTCTTCATAGATATCTTCAGTGTGATCGTAGATGCTTCTAGGAGACCAATTTGAGAGCAAAAGGTTCCTTTCACAGCCtgcaatttatcatattttgcAGAAATACTGGTAAGAAATATTCGatcgatttttttaactaaacattTACAAGTGAATTTCTCTTTTGACGGACTGTAGATTAAGAATATTTACAACATGGCattgtattttagttttatgtaCACACATCTGTATAGGTTGAAACAAGGTCAGTCATACTAGGCGTGTCGCCTTCCCTAATAAGTTACACAGAGAAACACATAAGTATTTTCAAGTCAGAATAAATGATTTGTCCAAATAAACGACCAAGGTCTTCTTGTCAGGGAAGTATTTTCACCAGAATTCTCataatgaacttttttttttctttttgtagtgttctctttctttatttgtaaaagaacAATTCCATAAAATTACATGTTTGGCCGTTCAAAGTGTTATAATGTTCATAAGAAGATGTCAACTAATAGTTTAGAAATAAGATCCATGTTAACTACTCCttccgtttttttatttgatactattgactttttaagtctacgtttgaccattcgtcttattcaaaattttgtacaaatacataaaattataagtcgcACTTACAgtgtatttagtaataaattaaatcataacaaaataattaataattacataaaatttttgaataagacgattAGTCAAACGTAGACTCAAAAGTCAATgacttcaaataaaaaaaagaagtgaaGGGAGTACTAATTTCTGTCTTTTTAAGCTTAAGTTCATAAGCAGTCAAGGAAGATAGGAAGAGTAGAAGTTGAAGCACTCACAAGGAGGCTATGAACACTATAGCTCGTCATTTCTTTTGTGAATGAATTTTGTGGCACAATGCTGAGATGTTTCATATGTGATTCAACCTTCTTTACAGAAATCGGGGAAGCCCTAGATTTCCTGCTTGATTCCTCTAAGCAGGCACCCCCACTTCGCTGCGTCCTTTTTCTCTTGACAGGTGAAACTTCAGCTTTTGTCACACCTGCATAATTACACATTGCACAGAAACATGGCAAACCCATAGCTGAAACTACAACGGAGTTTCGTTGGAGTACAGTGACTTACATTGTTGCGGTGCAACGCTCCGGCCTTTCGAACCATCAGTCAGATACAGGGTTGCCGTTGTGTACTCCTTCAAGCAGCCATTCTCCAGGAACACCTCAACCGTAAACACCATGTTACCTTCATACCGGAACAGCAGGATGTTCCCTTCAGAGAGATCATGCGCAGCCAGAAACGCAGCCCAGCCGTCTCGCAGTAGCATGTCCGGTTGCTCACGTTCTACTTCGACTCGGCAGAAC contains the following coding sequences:
- the LOC102704534 gene encoding putative B3 domain-containing protein Os06g0632500 encodes the protein MALSAGVRRSKYAAPLLSPACLRRLCVPGEFVAALGPGDAGEAAAVVLVVGPLGKVWRVELCLGDDGHGDGEAWLGGGGWAELAAAHGLGEGWTVVLRLERRGVASLRAFDPCCCLARFCTPHTGMKTKDRPRFIKLLQQEDLEKMKIPEKFVQQHLTETCTNSHQNAIILSPLGKFCRVEVEREQPDMLLRDGWAAFLAAHDLSEGNILLFRYEGNMVFTVEVFLENGCLKEYTTATLYLTDGSKGRSVAPQQCVTKAEVSPVKRKRTQRSGGACLEESSRKSRASPISVKKVESHMKHLSIVPQNSFTKEMTSYSVHSLLAVKGTFCSQIGLLEASTITLKISMKNKGSWRVAFKTANTYGYINGPGWRKFCLEKKVKKG